The following are encoded in a window of Legionella geestiana genomic DNA:
- the truD gene encoding tRNA pseudouridine(13) synthase TruD, whose product MTHPDFSNALNWPRAHGMPECEALIREVPEDFQVDEQFSGAFSGDGEHLILHIEKRGLTTEEVVKSLARIVNKPESCISYAGLKDRHALTTQFFSLHLPGEYVEGAEALSAPGWRVISATRHHKKLRPGALSGNRFLLRLREVSDTVALLEQLERVKQTGVPNYFGEQRFGREGGNLLKAHAMLAEGQKIRSRFHRGMYCSAARSWLFNEILAARVRAATWNKPLEGDVFQLAGSNSIFTVPILDATLHERILARDISPAGPLAGKGKVVASGEALSIITEVYHTWQTWVLALEKMGLQEAWRANILHPENLQCEVDGTTAELTFSLPAGAYATSVLRELVLYQTA is encoded by the coding sequence ATGACGCACCCTGATTTTTCAAACGCCCTAAACTGGCCCCGTGCTCATGGGATGCCGGAGTGCGAAGCCTTGATTCGCGAAGTCCCTGAAGATTTTCAGGTGGATGAACAGTTTTCAGGGGCTTTCAGCGGCGATGGCGAGCATTTAATCCTTCACATCGAAAAGCGCGGATTAACCACCGAAGAGGTGGTCAAATCACTGGCGAGAATAGTGAATAAGCCTGAAAGTTGCATCAGTTACGCAGGCCTTAAGGACCGCCACGCACTGACCACACAGTTTTTCAGTCTTCACCTTCCCGGAGAATATGTCGAAGGTGCAGAAGCATTGAGCGCGCCCGGATGGCGCGTAATATCGGCAACGCGTCATCACAAAAAGCTGAGACCCGGGGCATTAAGTGGCAACCGCTTTTTACTGCGCTTACGTGAAGTGTCTGACACGGTGGCACTTTTAGAGCAGCTTGAGCGTGTGAAACAGACGGGCGTACCGAATTATTTTGGCGAACAGCGCTTTGGACGTGAGGGTGGTAACCTCTTAAAGGCGCATGCGATGCTGGCAGAGGGGCAGAAAATCCGCTCGCGTTTTCATCGTGGCATGTATTGTTCGGCTGCGCGCTCATGGCTTTTTAACGAGATTCTGGCAGCCCGCGTGCGCGCCGCCACCTGGAATAAGCCGCTTGAGGGCGATGTATTTCAGCTGGCAGGCTCTAACAGCATTTTTACGGTGCCAATACTCGATGCAACGCTCCATGAGCGCATTCTCGCCCGCGATATTTCACCGGCAGGTCCACTTGCCGGCAAGGGGAAAGTGGTGGCAAGTGGTGAGGCGTTGTCAATTATCACAGAGGTGTATCATACGTGGCAGACGTGGGTACTGGCACTCGAAAAAATGGGGCTTCAGGAGGCCTGGCGCGCCAATATCCTTCATCCAGAAAACCTGCAGTGTGAAGTGGATGGCACTACCGCTGAACTGACTTTCAGCCTGCCAGCCGGTGCCTATGCGACCAGTGTTTTGCGGGAGCTGGTGCTTTATCAAACCGCGTAA
- a CDS encoding TatD family hydrolase gives MLVDSHCHLPSIDLSSFNGSMQAVIDAAEAAGVQHLLTVCLELEGFPELCALARQYPNISISVGIHPNETCASEPDAKTLARLARENGCIAIGETGLDYFHTEAAMRPSQQARFATHIEAARLTEKPLIIHTRDAAADTLSMLRELQADSVGGVMHCFTETWEVAKAALDLGFYISFSGIVTFKGATQLQDVAKKVPSDRMLIETDSPYLAPVPHRGKQNHPALVRHVAEQLAHLREVPFETIASQTTANFYRCFRMEA, from the coding sequence ATGCTTGTTGATTCCCATTGCCATTTGCCAAGTATCGATCTCTCATCTTTTAACGGAAGCATGCAGGCGGTAATCGATGCGGCGGAGGCTGCCGGCGTGCAGCATCTTTTGACCGTCTGTCTTGAGCTTGAAGGTTTTCCAGAACTTTGTGCGCTCGCGCGCCAGTATCCCAATATCAGTATTTCTGTTGGGATTCATCCCAATGAAACCTGTGCCAGCGAGCCGGATGCAAAGACGCTTGCCAGACTCGCGAGGGAAAATGGCTGCATTGCTATTGGTGAAACCGGGCTTGATTATTTCCATACGGAAGCAGCGATGCGACCATCGCAGCAGGCACGTTTTGCCACACACATAGAAGCCGCGCGCCTCACAGAAAAGCCGTTGATTATTCATACCCGCGATGCCGCTGCGGATACGCTCTCGATGCTGCGTGAATTACAGGCTGACAGCGTGGGCGGGGTGATGCACTGCTTTACAGAAACCTGGGAAGTGGCGAAAGCCGCCCTTGATTTAGGTTTTTACATTTCGTTTTCAGGAATTGTTACGTTTAAAGGCGCGACACAGCTGCAGGATGTCGCTAAAAAAGTGCCGTCTGACCGCATGCTCATTGAAACCGATTCGCCCTATCTTGCCCCGGTTCCGCATCGTGGTAAACAGAATCATCCGGCACTGGTGCGTCATGTGGCGGAACAGCTCGCGCATTTGCGTGAAGTTCCCTTTGAGACCATCGCAAGTCAGACGACTGCGAATTTTTACCGTTGTTTCAGGATGGAAGCGTGA
- a CDS encoding anhydro-N-acetylmuramic acid kinase, whose amino-acid sequence MSIYLGLLSGTSMDGIDAALVDFPSHTLIHAQTLPYEPLLREEIATLCEGALTTPKAMATLNTRIGRAFGEAAREVLRAASIKPRDVIAIGSHGQTVFHDAHADIPVTVQLGCAHTIAEMTGIAVVSDFRTRDLVVGGQGAPLAPVYHAELFGRFGERLAIVNIGGIANVSFVESGKAACGFDTGPGNCLMDAWCARTHGQAFDRDGRFAAEGRVIPSLLDTLLSDPWFDRPIPRSIDKGYFSLERMLAYAKPDWLDADVQATLLAFTATTIAHAITARETGLERVLVCGGGAHNRALLKALSLAMEPLPVESTVAVSVNPDFVEAMLFAWLAHCAATDTPLYLKPITGSSRPVVLGARFPAGQIND is encoded by the coding sequence GTGAGCATTTATCTCGGACTGTTATCAGGCACCAGCATGGACGGGATAGATGCGGCTCTGGTCGACTTTCCCTCCCACACCCTTATTCATGCGCAAACTCTTCCCTACGAGCCATTGTTGCGTGAGGAAATTGCCACCCTTTGCGAGGGCGCCTTAACCACACCTAAAGCCATGGCAACGCTTAATACCCGCATTGGTCGTGCCTTTGGCGAGGCGGCCAGAGAGGTACTTCGTGCGGCATCGATAAAACCGCGCGATGTCATCGCCATAGGCAGCCATGGTCAGACCGTTTTTCATGACGCGCATGCCGACATCCCCGTAACCGTGCAACTTGGTTGTGCGCATACCATCGCCGAGATGACTGGCATAGCGGTCGTTTCTGATTTTCGTACGCGCGATTTGGTTGTCGGCGGGCAGGGTGCACCTTTGGCGCCGGTGTATCACGCGGAGCTTTTTGGGCGCTTTGGCGAACGACTTGCCATTGTTAATATTGGCGGTATTGCCAATGTCAGCTTTGTGGAGTCCGGCAAGGCGGCTTGTGGTTTTGATACGGGGCCTGGCAATTGCCTGATGGATGCCTGGTGCGCGCGCACGCACGGGCAGGCGTTTGACAGGGATGGCCGCTTTGCGGCTGAAGGCAGAGTGATACCGTCACTTCTTGACACGCTGCTTTCAGACCCCTGGTTTGACCGCCCCATTCCGCGCAGCATCGATAAAGGCTACTTCAGCCTTGAGCGAATGCTCGCGTACGCTAAGCCAGACTGGCTCGATGCCGATGTTCAGGCGACACTTCTTGCCTTTACCGCAACAACGATTGCCCATGCGATTACTGCCAGAGAGACGGGCCTCGAGCGGGTACTGGTATGTGGCGGCGGGGCTCATAACCGTGCGCTTTTAAAGGCACTGTCGCTGGCAATGGAGCCACTGCCGGTAGAAAGTACGGTGGCTGTCAGTGTTAACCCCGATTTTGTGGAAGCCATGCTTTTTGCATGGCTTGCGCATTGCGCTGCCACGGATACTCCGCTTTATCTCAAACCCATAACCGGCTCAAGCCGCCCGGTGGTGCTGGGTGCGCGATTTCCGGCAGGCCAGATTAATGATTGA